One Fastidiosipila sp. DNA segment encodes these proteins:
- a CDS encoding RidA family protein, with the protein MPKIAIHSDHIPKAIGPYSPAVASNGFLFISGQLGIDPVAGVMPDKAADQAKLALANLDTLLKEAGLGPEQVVKTTVLLTDMADFKAVNEIYGAYFPSPYPARACYEVRALPGGAKVEIECIATME; encoded by the coding sequence ATGCCGAAAATTGCGATTCATTCCGACCATATTCCAAAGGCCATCGGCCCTTATTCACCTGCCGTTGCCTCCAATGGTTTCCTTTTTATCTCGGGACAACTGGGAATTGATCCCGTGGCCGGTGTTATGCCCGACAAAGCAGCAGATCAGGCAAAACTGGCACTTGCCAATCTGGACACCCTCTTGAAGGAAGCCGGACTGGGACCGGAACAGGTGGTCAAAACGACCGTTCTGCTGACTGATATGGCCGACTTCAAGGCTGTCAATGAAATCTATGGCGCCTACTTCCCAAGTCCGTACCCCGCCCGGGCCTGCTATGAGGTGCGAGCATTGCCGGGTGGCGCCAAGGTAGAGATCGAATGCATCGCGACAATGGAATAG